The DNA region TCTACGACCTACGAGTCGAACGTCGTCAGCTGGCAAGCCTGTCGCATGCTGGAAGCCACACTGCTTGACGTCATCTACACTCAAAAATAAAGTTACCGGTTGAAAGGGTTAAAAGTATCCTTTTAAACGGTATTTAAGCTTTACCCTTTGCAAAAGGGTACACTTTATCCTTTTAGAAGGGTGAAAACTATCCTTTGACTTCACTTCGCTGGCttaaccctttcaaaagggtatTGCCTTTGAGCAAACGATGCCGGCGCCGCCCTGGATTTAAAAATGAGAACTTCTAATGTCATATTTGTTTTGGCGTGTTTGGTTCGGGTGAAGGTGTCGGTTCCTCTTCTGTCGATTTTAAGTCTTCGTGACTAAGTTCCGGCTATTCCGGATCCGTCGGTTAAAGGCAGAATCGCCAACCAGGATTATGGTGATGGTAAGGCCGTGCGGAAGCGATTCGCGGAGCAATGCCGGATGGAGCAAAATTAACCAACCGACTGCTCTCAGAAGACGGGTTTGTTCCagtacgactttaaaaaaacacttttaataaattgcaattttttcagGCACTGTCACCAAGGTCGAAGCAGATCGACGCCAAGCAGTCCCTTCCGAAAGCAGCTTTAGGTAGAAGATGAAGCAGCTCGTGCCGATCTACTTCCACAACCAGCGCCGCGAACTGCACACAATCACGGTGAAGCGTAACGGGTTGcccacggtttttttttttaaattaaatatgtctttattgaactttcttataataattacatttcttttacatgctaagtggtatggcctaatgctcttcatctttgttgtatttttcgttttattattaactgataacatttattttatttacttcaaattgttttacattattgcatttaatcgaatacatttaggtaaaaaagaaaaaaaatcactttaacaactaatcctaacttaaaactaaaaaataaattcattgaaatattcaaaatcactagaacgagtaaactacgaactgtattttaagataaatgctccaagcgttcttacttgttcctggcgagttttgcaaccacgcagtgttgttgtcatctcgatgaaaatgttcagaagttcttgtggtgaaaacaggtcactactgccttctcccgttgatgctggttgtttccctcggttgctgactgaagcctggaggtgttgtattctctgcaactttttgccgctgattcaacggcaatggctgcagatttggaaccactcgaacagatcctgctcctggtgacgccaaagcaggaaaacccacgtccgtgtatgctggtggtgttttgcgacgatttggttggtgcctcgtcgtcgcttgctgccgaatttttacaaactcagctcgttttgggcagcttcgattcttggtagaatggtcgccgccgcaattgaagcatttcgcttcgatgttctcgttgattgtttcgcatgcttgagttttgtgctcacctccgcaggttgcacaacgactcttgatgaaacatttctttccaccatgtccaaactgcaagcagttcgaacactgtgtcacgtcacggtgcactggacgataacgttcccaagtcacgatgatgttgaaaattgcccgaactgccttcagctcagacggcgatgtcgatcctttctcgagatgaaccaggtacagttgatcacgacacttgatgtccttgttgtgtctcgtcatcttgaagatttcgattacgttcaacttcagagttttAAGCTctttttcagcacactcacatccatgtcgtacaggccacggaggacctgtttcatggggcgtttacctggatcgtcatggctgtagtattcaatcttggcgttgttcaggaaatcccgaacgtagttgtaatcctttctggtaggtagcagaattttgagtccatcagcacacaagcgaatggaagctcgtaaagcaccagatttgataaatccggtcagccactttcgcaccgaatccgatgacgatgttttcacaaaaatgggtggcaacttttcccgtcgttcaaattcttccttctcgctcacgtccacagggagggtagcgaactggtttccagacgaattttgagcgtccttgctcaaactgcctggcttttcaggtagcgcttcggcattctttagcttcttcaaatctgccgatcctgctggtgaggaccgcctctttttcttgccgtgaggcatttttgcacttttaaagcacttttcaggagctaatatccaggagtacctcactgatcggtGGTCCACAAGGGAGTGGGGTTGCTCACGGTGGAAACGGAGCTGTGCGGAATTCCCGTCGAAATGGACGACGTCCGAGTTGCAGCTCGTCCCTGGGGGAGGTGATTAAATCGCGATTGACTGCGTGGTTCAAATCGAACACGTTGATGTGCAagggttatttttaatattgaaatgtaaatatttattgatgtataacaataaaaaacttattttaaacaaCATCTATTTGTTAAATGAACTTATGAAAAATTACAATAGATGGCACCACTATTTCAACGAAACAAAATTGACTCATAGATGTCGCTAGTGAGCCCACCGCTTTGTTGCAAGTATCCTTTTAAAGGGTACTGGGCCAGTACCCTTTTGAAGGGTTTCTCCCAcgtaccctttcaaaagggtgacgacgggcaaagttgaaaaaaggatagaaagtacccTTTTAAGGGTTATCCTGATATTGAGTGTAGGTTACCAACCGCGTCGTCCTCGATTGGTGACAACATACCGAACGTCACCAGCTGGTTCTGGTTGCCGGCCCAGCGCGTCTAGCAAAAGGGGGTTCATGCCGATTAGGTTCGCGTAGGCGTCAATGTCCTGGCCGccatttcctgattttttttaaagaatcgtTATTAAATTAACAGGATTATTACAGTGTCGACTTGCTCACCTGTAAGGCAATCGGGATGTCGGTGCAGCCGTTGACTCGTAGTTGTAGATGGTTACCCGTGAGCTGTCCGCCGCCACCAACAAGCTTTCTTCGGTTTGAACGTCTCGAGCGACTTTTTCAGATAGGGTAGATTCCGCCGACGCACTCCGACATGGTTGCGTTCTCGAAGTCTTGTTGAACATCTGCAGATGCTCGTCCGAGCCGTTCTCCATGTCGTGCGCTGCAGCCTTGTGCTGAATGGTATTGAACATGTGCTGTTGCATCTGGACAAACTCGGGCGTGGGCAGTAGGTCCAACCGGATTTCGTGCATGACCTCGCAGAAGATTCCCGACAGATCGACTAGTTCGGCGTCTGAAAAGTGGCAAACAAGAAGAAGAGCGAGAATGTTAGTTACGGCTGTAGAGTGGCGCCGGGCTCGTAGCGACAGAGCACGCGTGAGTCCTCCTTGTTGGGAAGTCCTTTACCCCTGAGCGGTGGCGACGACGGTCCGTCCGGATAGGTGGCCGAGTAGCTGAGCGGTGGCATATTCGGCGGGGTCTCGGGCGAGTCTATCATGAACCGTTGCACGATCCGCTGCAGGACATTTTGGTTGCAAGGCGTATTCAAGGTCGCTGGTTGAACAGATTATCGTGCCCGGAACTGGTGCTGCTGCTAATTCCCCTAGTCGTGGCTCCAAGTGGTACAGCCGGACCACTTCTGTTGTTGGTCGTTGTCGTGATGCTGACTCCACCTCCGCCACTCGAGCTCGAGCTGCTTTTGGCCGATCTGCTACTTCCGCCGGAAACCTTCTACTCTGGCTCCTCGAGGCACTGCTCGTGGCGATACTTGTTACGGTCATGGCTGCcggcgtggatgcaaaaccaccGACTCAACCGGCCAGCTCGAGCGATTATTTGTCCAGCTAACCGATTAGGTTGTTTGTAGACTTGACGACGTTCGTCGGCACCGATGTGATGACCGTCGGCGGGTTGGACGAGGATGACGAAGGAATCATATTGTTTCGCTGCCGCCACCGTAGACTTGGATTTGTTTCTGGTCTGGGACATGGACGATTCTGCGAACACCAT from Culex quinquefasciatus strain JHB chromosome 3, VPISU_Cqui_1.0_pri_paternal, whole genome shotgun sequence includes:
- the LOC119769575 gene encoding uncharacterized protein LOC119769575, with the translated sequence MIDSPETPPNMPPLSYSATYPDGPSSPPLRDAELVDLSGIFCEVMHEIRLDLLPTPEFVQMQQHMFNTIQHKAAAHDMENGSDEHLQMFNKTSRTQPCRSASAESTLSEKVARDVQTEESLLVAADSSRVTIYNYESTAAPTSRLPYRKWRPGH